A genomic region of Syntrophorhabdaceae bacterium contains the following coding sequences:
- a CDS encoding bifunctional nuclease family protein encodes MLKEMKVAGITVDPFTNTPIVLLKDLNENDVLPIWIGLLEASSIATALENIQTPRPMTHDLLKNILDTLHAKVVRIEINDLKDNTYYALLYVEMGRKKLVIDARPSDAIAIALRTGASIFVEESVIQRSAKVDLTQKGDKVVTDATEWEDILENLSQDDFGKYKM; translated from the coding sequence ATGCTGAAGGAGATGAAGGTTGCCGGCATTACGGTCGATCCTTTCACCAACACCCCTATCGTGCTTTTGAAAGATCTCAACGAGAACGATGTTCTCCCCATCTGGATAGGCCTTCTCGAAGCTTCAAGCATCGCTACGGCACTGGAGAACATCCAGACGCCGAGGCCTATGACCCATGACCTTTTGAAGAATATCCTCGATACGTTGCATGCCAAGGTGGTCAGGATCGAGATCAACGACCTGAAGGACAATACGTACTACGCCCTCCTGTACGTAGAGATGGGCAGGAAGAAACTTGTGATCGATGCAAGGCCAAGCGATGCGATCGCCATTGCGCTTAGGACAGGCGCATCGATTTTTGTGGAGGAAAGCGTAATTCAGCGGTCCGCAAAAGTTGATCTCACACAGAAGGGCGACAAGGTCGTGACCGACGCAACGGAGTGGGAAGATATACTCGAAAACCTGTCACAGGACGACTTCGGAAAGTATAAGATGTAA
- the miaB gene encoding tRNA (N6-isopentenyl adenosine(37)-C2)-methylthiotransferase MiaB: MKFAIENFGCQMNEHDMERMNALLTEKGFTYVNDASQADVVIVNTCCVREKAEQKFYSRMGRLRTLKRKRGTILGVTGCIAQLEKQEIRNRLPFVDFALGPSNIHKICEAVQDAAHKTPFFEFSENASDSWPMATPGNTKGSAKAYVTIMRGCNNFCSYCVVPYVRGREKSRKSDDILAEIEGLIASGVKEVTLLGQNVNSYNKNRDDVSFPELLHRINAIPDVERIRFVTSHPKDLSSELIECFGALDKLCESIHLPFQSGSNKILKLMNRGYMRDDYIEKVLMLKARSHDMAVTADCIIGFPGEEEKDFLDTMDLINEVRFDGVFSFAFSPRKFTEAANLPQPVPREAALERLRHFQSVQKSITLAKNKEMEGRKTQVLAEDVSKNSEEELTGRTRTNKIVNFKGNRDMINKLVEVDIVKGYANSLRGENPKAIRR, translated from the coding sequence ATGAAATTCGCCATTGAAAACTTCGGCTGTCAGATGAACGAGCATGATATGGAAAGGATGAACGCTCTTCTGACGGAGAAGGGCTTCACGTACGTGAACGACGCGAGCCAGGCAGACGTGGTGATTGTCAACACGTGCTGTGTTCGAGAAAAAGCAGAGCAGAAATTCTATAGCCGTATGGGCCGTTTAAGGACCCTCAAGCGCAAAAGGGGCACTATCCTGGGCGTTACAGGATGCATCGCCCAGCTCGAAAAGCAGGAAATTCGTAACAGGCTTCCCTTCGTCGATTTCGCACTGGGCCCTTCGAATATCCACAAGATCTGTGAGGCCGTCCAAGATGCCGCGCACAAAACTCCTTTCTTTGAATTCTCCGAGAACGCAAGCGACAGCTGGCCCATGGCTACACCAGGTAACACCAAGGGGTCCGCAAAAGCGTATGTGACGATTATGAGGGGCTGCAATAACTTTTGCAGCTACTGCGTGGTACCGTACGTGCGGGGCAGGGAGAAGAGCAGGAAAAGCGACGACATCCTCGCTGAGATCGAGGGGCTCATAGCCTCCGGTGTAAAGGAGGTAACCCTGCTCGGACAAAATGTGAACTCATACAACAAGAACCGGGACGACGTCTCTTTTCCCGAGCTTCTTCACAGGATTAACGCGATACCAGACGTCGAGAGGATACGCTTTGTTACCTCCCATCCCAAGGACCTCTCATCGGAACTCATCGAATGTTTCGGCGCGCTTGATAAACTCTGCGAGTCAATCCACCTGCCTTTCCAGTCAGGTTCCAACAAGATCCTGAAACTCATGAACAGAGGCTACATGAGGGATGACTATATTGAAAAAGTGCTTATGCTTAAAGCGAGGTCTCACGACATGGCTGTAACAGCCGATTGCATTATCGGATTTCCCGGCGAGGAGGAAAAAGATTTCCTCGACACCATGGATCTTATCAATGAGGTGCGGTTCGACGGCGTCTTTTCCTTCGCCTTTTCTCCGAGGAAATTTACCGAGGCGGCGAATCTGCCCCAGCCTGTGCCGAGGGAAGCGGCCCTCGAAAGATTGCGCCATTTCCAAAGTGTGCAGAAATCCATAACCCTGGCGAAGAATAAAGAAATGGAAGGGAGAAAAACCCAGGTCCTCGCGGAGGATGTGAGCAAGAACTCCGAAGAGGAGTTGACCGGAAGGACACGGACGAACAAGATTGTCAATTTCAAAGGAAACAGAGATATGATTAACAAATTGGTGGAGGTTGACATCGTAAAAGGTTATGCTAATTCTCTAAGGGGTGAAAACCCGAAGGCAATAAGGAGGTAG
- the surE gene encoding 5'/3'-nucleotidase SurE, with protein sequence MLILLTNDDGIHSEGLTVLRQDLIKTHDVCVVAPERERTCIGHAITLHKPLRIRELKEGIYATNGAPADCVYLAIKAILKRKPDMIISGINKGPNMGQDVHYSGTVAAAKEGAFLGITSMAVSICAREDFLFKDSALAVHEIIDIVKGKTLFTHSFLNANIPNIPYKETKGFMVTRLGKRIYNDEVLERVDPRGGKYYWIGGTSDAYEEIRGTDFYAVAKGYVSITPLGLDMTHIDSIKDYKTYFRRSS encoded by the coding sequence GTGTTAATCCTTCTGACCAATGATGACGGTATCCATTCTGAAGGTCTTACAGTGCTCAGGCAGGACCTCATCAAAACGCACGATGTCTGTGTGGTCGCGCCGGAGAGGGAGAGGACATGCATCGGACACGCCATTACCCTGCACAAACCCTTAAGAATCAGAGAGCTCAAGGAAGGGATCTACGCGACAAACGGGGCCCCTGCCGACTGCGTTTACCTCGCCATTAAAGCGATTCTCAAGAGGAAACCGGACATGATTATTTCCGGCATCAACAAAGGCCCGAATATGGGCCAGGACGTTCATTATTCGGGGACCGTGGCCGCAGCTAAGGAGGGAGCCTTCCTGGGCATAACGTCAATGGCCGTATCCATATGCGCCCGCGAAGATTTTCTCTTCAAAGACTCTGCCCTTGCCGTCCATGAGATTATCGACATCGTTAAGGGTAAAACGCTCTTCACGCACAGCTTCTTGAATGCGAACATCCCTAATATTCCATATAAAGAGACAAAAGGTTTTATGGTGACAAGGCTCGGGAAAAGAATATATAATGATGAGGTTCTTGAGAGAGTAGACCCCAGGGGCGGGAAATACTACTGGATAGGCGGCACATCCGATGCCTACGAAGAGATTCGCGGCACCGATTTTTATGCAGTAGCAAAAGGTTATGTCTCCATAACCCCCCTTGGCCTGGACATGACGCATATAGATTCAATAAAAGACTATAAAACATATTTCAGGAGGAGTTCATGA
- the fbp gene encoding fructose-1,6-bisphosphate aldolase/phosphatase has product MKTTLSIIKADIGSLGGHLKPSARLIKGVQDFLSKNNKGLFIDHFVCHTGDDIAILFSHTQGVGSDKIHKFAWDAFVAGTEIAKEQGLYGAGQDLLKDSFSGNVKGMGPAVAEMEFEERPNEPFVFFAADKTDPGAYNLPLYLMFADPMYNSGLMLSPNMAKGFKFVIMDVAHTEGDKVIELNTPEELYDIAALLRDNERYVVESVYSRETGEIGAVACTSRLHNIAGKYTGKDDPVMLVRVQGPFPATGEVLAPFNIGHYVAGFMRGSHNGPLMPVKMNSSVSYFDGPPVVSALGFCVHNGKLTEPADAFDHPYWDYIRAKVSRKATELREQGFSGPAMLPYSELEYGGIVKKMQKLEPKFKVRN; this is encoded by the coding sequence ATGAAAACCACATTGTCTATTATCAAAGCCGACATAGGAAGCCTGGGCGGTCACCTCAAGCCAAGCGCGCGCCTCATCAAGGGCGTCCAAGATTTTCTCTCGAAGAACAACAAAGGCCTGTTCATCGACCATTTCGTGTGCCATACGGGAGACGATATAGCAATCCTCTTTTCTCACACGCAGGGTGTGGGCAGTGACAAGATCCATAAGTTCGCCTGGGACGCCTTCGTGGCAGGTACAGAGATAGCCAAAGAACAGGGCCTGTACGGCGCGGGGCAGGACCTTCTCAAGGACTCATTTTCCGGAAACGTAAAGGGCATGGGACCCGCCGTGGCAGAGATGGAGTTTGAGGAACGGCCTAATGAGCCATTCGTCTTCTTTGCCGCCGATAAGACCGATCCCGGCGCATACAACCTTCCCCTGTACCTTATGTTTGCAGATCCCATGTACAATTCAGGCCTGATGCTTTCTCCCAATATGGCAAAAGGCTTCAAATTTGTGATCATGGACGTGGCCCACACCGAAGGCGACAAGGTCATAGAGTTGAACACACCGGAAGAACTCTATGACATCGCAGCGCTGCTCAGGGATAATGAACGTTATGTGGTCGAGTCCGTATATTCGCGAGAAACAGGGGAGATCGGCGCCGTTGCATGCACCTCTCGCCTTCACAATATAGCGGGCAAATATACCGGCAAAGACGACCCTGTTATGCTTGTGAGGGTCCAGGGGCCCTTCCCGGCTACCGGGGAAGTGCTGGCGCCCTTCAATATCGGACACTACGTTGCGGGTTTTATGAGAGGCAGCCACAACGGCCCGCTCATGCCCGTGAAGATGAACTCCAGCGTCTCCTATTTTGACGGGCCGCCTGTGGTGAGCGCCCTCGGATTCTGCGTACACAACGGTAAGTTAACCGAACCTGCAGATGCCTTTGATCACCCGTACTGGGACTATATCAGGGCAAAAGTATCACGCAAGGCGACCGAGTTAAGGGAACAGGGCTTCTCGGGCCCAGCCATGCTACCTTATTCCGAGCTCGAATACGGCGGAATCGTAAAGAAGATGCAGAAGCTCGAGCCCAAGTTTAAGGTGAGAAATTAA